The following coding sequences lie in one Musa acuminata AAA Group cultivar baxijiao chromosome BXJ1-8, Cavendish_Baxijiao_AAA, whole genome shotgun sequence genomic window:
- the LOC135587948 gene encoding ACT domain-containing protein ACR9-like isoform X2 has translation MGVASDDVVVIEVAKRAGEPSVVTVNCPDQTGLGCDICRVILEFGLCITRGDVSTDGRWCYVVFWVVKLSASMNIQWGNLKNRLMSICPSCSIPFYFDLVNPPTSAQVFLLKLFSVDRKGLLHDVTQVLCELELLIHWVKVSTTPDGRVVDLFFITDGMELLHTKERQDETCERLIAVLGESVNRCEIQLAEDFQPGVSSLPPVAAEELFSLELCDDEFCSQALSPDMKKLKKANVNIDNSLSPSHTLLQIHCVDQKGLLYDIMRTLKDCDIQIAYGRFLSDMKGSREVDLFIQQTDGKKIVDPVKQDILSRRLRLEMLHPMRVTIANRGPDIELLVANPVEMSGKGRPLVFYHVTLALKLLGICIFSMLCAG, from the exons ATGGGGGTGGCGAGCGATGACGTGGTGGTGATCGAGGTTGCGAAGCGGGCTGGCGAGCCGAGCGTCGTCACCGTCAATTGCCCCGACCAGACCGGCCTCGGCTGCGATATCTGCCGCGTAATCCTCGAGTTCGGCCTCTGCATCACCAGAGGAG ATGTCTCAACCGATGGCCGATGGTGCTACGTCGTGTTCTGGGTTGTCAAGCTTTCGGCCTCCATGAACATTCAATGGGGGAATTTGAAGAATCGGCTAATGTCCATCTGCCCCTCTTGCTCCATCCCATTCTACTTTGATCTGGTGAATCCACCCACGTCTGCTCAGGTTTTTCTTTTGAAGTTGTTCTCTGTGGATCGGAAGGGGTTATTGCATG ATGTCACTCAAGTTCTTTGTGAGCTCGAGCTTTTGATCCACTGGGTTAAGGTCTCAACAACTCCAGATGGTAGAGTCGTGGACCTTTTCTTTATTACAGATGGCAT GGAGCTCCTACACACTAAAGAACGGCAGGATGAGACATGTGAAAGATTAATTGCAGTTTTAGGAGAGTCTGTAAATCGATGCGAGATTCAGTTAGCTGAAGATTTTCAACCAGGTGTCTCTTCTCTGCCGCCGGTAGCTGCTGAAGAATTATTTAGCTTGGAGCTTTGTGATGATGAATTTTGTTCACAGGCACTTAGTCCAGATATGAAGAAACTGAAGAAGGCTAATGTCAACATTGATAATTCATTGAGCCCTTCTCACACTTTGCTGCAAATTCATTGTGTAGATCAGAAGGGCCTCCTCTATGATATTATGAGGACCTTGAAGGACTGCGATATTCAG ATAGCTTACGGCCGGTTCCTATCAGACATGAAAGGCTCTCGGGAGGTGGATCTTTTCATTCAGCAAACAGATGGAAAGAAGATTGTTGACCCTGTGAAGCAGGATATCCTCTCTCGTAGGTTGAGATTGGAAATGCTCCATCCTATGAGAGTGACGATCGCCAACCGTGGCCCAGATATCGAGCTTCTTGTTGCAAACCCAGTTGAAATGTCCGGGAAAGGGAGGCCTCTAGTCTTTTACCATGTCACACTAGCTCTGAAACTGCTCGGCATCTGCATATTCTCT ATGTTATGTGCAGGCTGA
- the LOC135587948 gene encoding ACT domain-containing protein ACR9-like isoform X1 encodes MGVASDDVVVIEVAKRAGEPSVVTVNCPDQTGLGCDICRVILEFGLCITRGDVSTDGRWCYVVFWVVKLSASMNIQWGNLKNRLMSICPSCSIPFYFDLVNPPTSAQVFLLKLFSVDRKGLLHDVTQVLCELELLIHWVKVSTTPDGRVVDLFFITDGMELLHTKERQDETCERLIAVLGESVNRCEIQLAEDFQPGVSSLPPVAAEELFSLELCDDEFCSQALSPDMKKLKKANVNIDNSLSPSHTLLQIHCVDQKGLLYDIMRTLKDCDIQIAYGRFLSDMKGSREVDLFIQQTDGKKIVDPVKQDILSRRLRLEMLHPMRVTIANRGPDIELLVANPVEMSGKGRPLVFYHVTLALKLLGICIFSAEIGRHTTSERQWEVYRFLLDDSLELPLANSQSRSQIVDTVRRTLMGF; translated from the exons ATGGGGGTGGCGAGCGATGACGTGGTGGTGATCGAGGTTGCGAAGCGGGCTGGCGAGCCGAGCGTCGTCACCGTCAATTGCCCCGACCAGACCGGCCTCGGCTGCGATATCTGCCGCGTAATCCTCGAGTTCGGCCTCTGCATCACCAGAGGAG ATGTCTCAACCGATGGCCGATGGTGCTACGTCGTGTTCTGGGTTGTCAAGCTTTCGGCCTCCATGAACATTCAATGGGGGAATTTGAAGAATCGGCTAATGTCCATCTGCCCCTCTTGCTCCATCCCATTCTACTTTGATCTGGTGAATCCACCCACGTCTGCTCAGGTTTTTCTTTTGAAGTTGTTCTCTGTGGATCGGAAGGGGTTATTGCATG ATGTCACTCAAGTTCTTTGTGAGCTCGAGCTTTTGATCCACTGGGTTAAGGTCTCAACAACTCCAGATGGTAGAGTCGTGGACCTTTTCTTTATTACAGATGGCAT GGAGCTCCTACACACTAAAGAACGGCAGGATGAGACATGTGAAAGATTAATTGCAGTTTTAGGAGAGTCTGTAAATCGATGCGAGATTCAGTTAGCTGAAGATTTTCAACCAGGTGTCTCTTCTCTGCCGCCGGTAGCTGCTGAAGAATTATTTAGCTTGGAGCTTTGTGATGATGAATTTTGTTCACAGGCACTTAGTCCAGATATGAAGAAACTGAAGAAGGCTAATGTCAACATTGATAATTCATTGAGCCCTTCTCACACTTTGCTGCAAATTCATTGTGTAGATCAGAAGGGCCTCCTCTATGATATTATGAGGACCTTGAAGGACTGCGATATTCAG ATAGCTTACGGCCGGTTCCTATCAGACATGAAAGGCTCTCGGGAGGTGGATCTTTTCATTCAGCAAACAGATGGAAAGAAGATTGTTGACCCTGTGAAGCAGGATATCCTCTCTCGTAGGTTGAGATTGGAAATGCTCCATCCTATGAGAGTGACGATCGCCAACCGTGGCCCAGATATCGAGCTTCTTGTTGCAAACCCAGTTGAAATGTCCGGGAAAGGGAGGCCTCTAGTCTTTTACCATGTCACACTAGCTCTGAAACTGCTCGGCATCTGCATATTCTCT GCTGAAATTGGCAGACACACAACATCTGAGAGACAATGGGAGGTCTACAGATTTCTGTTGGATGACAGCCtagaacttccactagcaaatagcCAGAGTAGAAGTCAGATTGTGGATACAGTGAGGAGAACACTAATGGGCTTCTGA